CCCGGGTAGTCGAGCCCGGCGGAGATGGAGTAGGGCTCGGTGATCTGCCCCTCCTCGTCCTGCAGGACGTACGACCGGGACCCGTGCAGAATGCCGGGCTCACCTGCGGTGAGGGTGGCGGCGTGCTCGCCGGTCTCGACACCGTGTCCGGCGGGCTCGCATCCGATGAGCCGGACGTCGGCGTCGGGGATGAAGACGTGGAAGAGCCCGATGGCGTTGGATCCGCCGCCCACGCAGGCGACGGCGGCGTCGGGCAGCCGTCCGGCCTGCTCAAGGAGCTGCCTGCGGGCCTCGACGCCGATCACCCGGTGGAAGTCGCGCACCATCGCCGGGAAGGGGTGCGGTCCGGCCACGGTCCCGAACAGGTAGTGCGTGCGGTCCACGTTGGCGACCCAGTCGCGGAACGCCTCGTTGATGGCGTCCTTGAGGGTGCGCGAACCGGACTTCACGGCGATGACCTCGGCGCCGAGCATGCGCATCCGGGCGACGTTCAGGGCCTGGCGCTGGGTGTCGATCTCGCCCATGTAGATGGTGCATTCGAGCCCGAACAGCGCACAGGCGGTCGCGGTGGCGACCCCGTGCTGACCGGCCCCGGTCTCGGCGATGACCCGGGTCTTGCCCATCCTCCTGGTGAGGAGGGCCTGCCCGAGCACGTTGTTGATCTTGTGGGACCCGGTGTGGTTCAGGTCCTCCCGCTTGAGGAAGACCCGGGCGCCACCGGCGTGCTCGGCGAACCGGCGCACCTCGGTGAGGGAGCTGGGCCGCCCGGTGTAGTGGACGAGCAGATCGTCGAGCTCACGGGCGAACTCCGGGTCGGACTTCGCCTTGTCGTACTCGACGGCGACCTCGTCCACGGCGGCGACGAGCGCCTCCGGAATGAACTTGCCGCCAAAGGCACCGAAGTACCCGTCGACATCGGGCACTTGACCCGCCGGATCAGGAATGAAGAACTCACTGGACATACGACTGCTACCTCACAGGGGCAAGGCAATGCCCCGGGATTCGGTCTGGACAAGGGAAACGTGAGGGACGCGCCCCTATAGGGGCGCGGGGAACTGCGTGACCAGCCACAACGAACCCGCGGCCGAAAACGCACCCCTCGCGAAGCACAAAGCCAGGGCGCAGCCCGAATCAGACGAACCGCACCCTACTGCCAAGCCCCGCAGGGCCATCGCATCCCGTTGACCTGTCCAGGCTCGTCCCCGATGACATACCGAACCCGCCGCCCGTGCACCCTCCGCGCGGGAGCGCGACAGCCACGGGGGCGGCAGCCACGCGCGAGGCGGGCGTACCGGTCCATGGGGGTCAGGGTGAGTGTCATCGGGGCCAACTCTAGCCGGAGATCAGCCGCGCCCGTGCCGCAGCGCGGGATGCTCCCCCGCCGCCACCAGGTCGGACACCGCCGACCTGGGGTCGCGCCCGGTGACGAGGGACTCGCCGACCAGCACCGCGTCGGCGCCCGCGTTGGCGTACGCGATCAGATCGTGCGGGCCACGGACACCAGACTCGGCGATCTTGACGATGCTGTCGGGGATCTCGGGGGCGACCCGCTCGAACGTGGTGCGGTCGACCTCCAGGGTCTTCAGGTTGCGCGCGTTGACACCGATGATCCGGGCCCCCGCGTCCACCGCCCGCTCGACCTCGTCCTCGTCGTGCACCTCGACGATCGGGGTGAGCCCGATGGACTCGGCGCGCTCGATGAGGGACTCCAGAGCCGACTGGTCGAGGGCGGAGACGATCAGCAGGGCCAGATCGGCCCCGTACGCCCGCGCCTCCCACAGCTGGTAGGACGTGACGATGAA
This genomic interval from Streptomyces sp. B21-083 contains the following:
- the trpB gene encoding tryptophan synthase subunit beta encodes the protein MSSEFFIPDPAGQVPDVDGYFGAFGGKFIPEALVAAVDEVAVEYDKAKSDPEFARELDDLLVHYTGRPSSLTEVRRFAEHAGGARVFLKREDLNHTGSHKINNVLGQALLTRRMGKTRVIAETGAGQHGVATATACALFGLECTIYMGEIDTQRQALNVARMRMLGAEVIAVKSGSRTLKDAINEAFRDWVANVDRTHYLFGTVAGPHPFPAMVRDFHRVIGVEARRQLLEQAGRLPDAAVACVGGGSNAIGLFHVFIPDADVRLIGCEPAGHGVETGEHAATLTAGEPGILHGSRSYVLQDEEGQITEPYSISAGLDYPGIGPEHSYLKDSGRAEYRAVTDDAAMQALRLLSRTEGIIPAIESAHALAGALEVGKELGKDGLIVINLSGRGDKDMDTAARYFDLYDTDAEVAANAADTAEIEGDAK
- the trpM gene encoding tryptophan biosynthesis modulator TrpM gives rise to the protein MTLTLTPMDRYARLARGCRPRGCRAPARRVHGRRVRYVIGDEPGQVNGMRWPCGAWQ
- the trpC gene encoding indole-3-glycerol phosphate synthase TrpC, translating into MSVLDEIIDGVRADLAERQARVSLDELKERAAKAPAAKDGVAALRGEGVKVICEVKRSSPSKGALAAIADPAGLASDYEAGGAAVISVLTEQRRFGGSLADLEAVRAQVDIPVLRKDFIVTSYQLWEARAYGADLALLIVSALDQSALESLIERAESIGLTPIVEVHDEDEVERAVDAGARIIGVNARNLKTLEVDRTTFERVAPEIPDSIVKIAESGVRGPHDLIAYANAGADAVLVGESLVTGRDPRSAVSDLVAAGEHPALRHGRG